The Biomphalaria glabrata chromosome 13, xgBioGlab47.1, whole genome shotgun sequence sequence GTAACCAAGGAACTCATGGGTCAAGTCACCAGGACACATCTTCAATTACATTCATTAACCCAGGAACTCATGGGTCAAGTCACCAGGACACATCTTCAGTTACATTCATTAACCAAGGAACTCATGGGTCAAGTCACCAGGACACATCTTCAGTTACATTCATTAACCAAGGAACTCATGGGTCAAGTCACCAGGACACATCTTCAGTTACATTCAGTAACCAAAGAACTCATGGGTCAAGTCACCAGGACACACCTTCAATTACATTCATTAACCCAGGAACTCATGGGTCAAGTCACCAGGACACATCTTCAGTTACATTCATTAACCAAGGAACTCATGGGTCAAGTCACCAGGACACATCTTCAGTTACATTCATTAACCAAGGAACTCATGGGTCAAGTCACAAGGACACATCTTCAGTTACATTCATTAACCAAGGAACTCATGGGTCAAGTCACCAGGACACATCTTCAGTTACATTCATTAACCAAGGAACTCATGGGTCAAGTCACAAGGACACATCTTCAGTTACATTCATTAACCAAGGAACTCATGGGTCAAGTCACCAGGACACATCTTCAGTTACATTCATTAACCAAGGAACTCATGGGTCAAGTCACCAGGACACATCTTCAGTTACATTCATTAACCAAGGAACTCATGGGTCAAGTCACCAGGACACATCTTCAGTTACATTCAGTAACCAAGGAACTCATGGGTCAAGTCACCAGGACACATCTTCAGTTACATTCAGTAACCAAGGAACTCATGGGTCAAGTCACCAGGACACATCTTCAGTTACATTCATTAACCAAGGAACTCATGGGTCAAGTCACCAGGACACATCTTCAGTTACATTCAGTAACCAAGGAACTCATGGGTCAAGTCACCAGGACACATCTTCAGTTACATTCAGTAACCAAGGAGTTCATGGGTCAAGTCACCAGGACACACCTTCAGTTACATTCATTAACCAAGGAACTCATGGATCAAGTCACCAGGACACATCTTCAGTTACATTCAGTAACCAAGGAACTCATGGGTCAAGTCACCAGGACACATCTTCAGTTACATTCATTAACCAAGGAACTCATGGGTCAAGTCACCAGGACACATCTTCAATTACATTCATTAACCAAGGAACTCATTGGTCAAGTCACCAGGACACATCTTCAGTTACATTCATTAACCAAGGAACTCATGGGTCAAGTCACCAGGACACATCTTCAGTTACATTCAGTAACCAAGGAACTCATGGGTCAAGTCACCAGGACACATCTTCAGTTACATTCAGTAACCAAGGAACTCATGGGTCAAGTCACCAGGACACATCTTCAGTTACATTCATTAACCAAGGAACTCATGGGTCAAGTCACCAGGACACATCTTCAGTTACATTCATTAACCAAGGAACTCATGGGTCAAGTCACCAGGGTACATCTTCAGTTACATTCATTAACCAAGGAACTCATGGGTCAAGTCACCAGGACACATCTTCAATTACATTCAGTAACCAAGGAACTCATGGGTCAAGTCACCAGGGTACATCTTCAGTTACATTCATTAACCAAGGAACTCATGGGTCAAGTCACCAGGACACATCTTCAGTTACATTCATTAACCCAGGAACTCATGGATCAAGTCACCATGACACACCTTCAgttacattcattaattaaggaactcatgggtcaagtcaccaggacacatcttcagttacattcattaaccaaggaactcatgggtcaagtcaccaggacacatcttcagttacattcagtaaccaaggaactcatgggtcaagtcaccaggacacaccttcagttacattcattaaccaaggaacttttttttacatttctattacCGATGGCTCGTATCCCAAGACGTGAAGATTTTACTCAGGGGAAACTTCATCATATTCCTTCTCTGCACCACACCAGCTGTAAAAACGGCTCTAAAAGAAAGTGATATTTAACCAGAACACTAACcgttaattaattgattaagtaaCCGTTGAGGAAATTGATAAACTAAAACTAATCAATGAACTCACTGGTACAATAATTGATAAACTagccagtcgataaaataatagtcaattactttttaaaacactgaaaaaaaaaccctatcaaCTAAACAATAGGTTGACATGAATGTACTGAATGCAGAAGAAAGTGTATAAAAACTTTTCAGGGAgggtaacaaaataaaatcgaGTATGTGTCATAGGAAAATGAAATTTGCTTTGTCAGAGCTCAGTATGGAATGAGACCTGACCATTTCATTTCCAAGTCTTCAATGTTCCCAATATTTCCAGCTATTCGAGGACCTAACAAGCAATCTATGTAGTCAACAGGAGCCGTGATGGGTGAGCAAAAAGAACACTTTAGAAAGTTACACAAAGCACTTTACCTTAGCAAACGTAACACATTTACACTGAGCTGTCGGTAACAACCCATTTAACTAATTTACACTAAGCAGTGTGCATTTAAAAATCCTCTTTCTAAATATTACATTAAACAGTGTGCATAAATTCCCTTTACAAAGGTACACTGAGCAAGAGAAGGACTTTTTACAAGGTTACGATGATTAGTACACTAGCAACTGTTAAACATTTTTCATTGCAATGTGTTCTTTattctagaccagtgatgcccaacctaattcgacctgcgggccattttaatttctgacactcttgtcgcgggccacatataTGAAAGtgtacacataaaaaaaatgaaatttacctgaatttgaaactattagattagaaacccgtggatctagtacttacattaaggaATTGGATATctgaagtgatttttttttcaagcgtCAGAAATTGGCTTAATTTCtgtacttaataaaaaaaaaagaacaacattgtagctagctttgacgtcgactcattttcttgtcgtttttttggtaaatatttccaACAATCCTCTATTCTCTAGGCGTAGTCTAACAGtctttttattcgcggctcaaaccaagaatatttgtttcataatgacgtttatatgttgttctttttggaaacagccacacttttttATAGATCACATATGTAGGCTAATTATCATGatccacaaaaaaaagtaagatcCGTTCTCTTTTTCTGGTAGATactcatttcataaacacactaatgttaaaggtcatggtatcaatcaattaaagaaaaattaagggccctaacgtaggtaaagatacataagtccgcttttttttttcgatggtgttgtctacactttgtgccgacatttcggcgggccggatggaacacATCTTCAGTTACATTCATTAACCAAGGAACTCATGGGTCAAGTCACCAGGACACATCTTCAGTTACATTCATTAACCCAGGAACTCATGGGTCAAGTCACCAGGACACATCTTCAGTTACATTCATTAACCAAGGAACTCATGGGTCAAGTCACCAGGACACATCTTCAGTTACATTCATTAACCAAGGAACTCATGGGTCAAGTCACCAGGACACATCTTCAATTACATTCATTAACCAAGGAACTCATGGGTCAAGTCACCAGGACACATCTTCAGTTACATTCATTAACCAAGGAACTCATGGGTCAAGTCACCAGGACACATCTTCAGTTACATTCATTAACCAAGGAACTCATGGGTCAAGTCACCAGGACACATCTTCAGTTACATTCATTAACCAAGGAACTTATGGGTCAAGTCACCAGGACACACCTTCAGTTACATTCATTAACCAAGGAACTCATGGGTCAAGTCACCAGGACACATCTTCAGTTACATTCAGTAACCAAGGAACTCATGGGTCAAGTCACCAGGACAAATCTTCAATTACATTCATTAACCCAGGAACTCATGGGTCAAGTCACCAGGACACATCTTCAGTTACATTCATTAACCAAGGAACTCATGGGTCAAGTCACCAGGACACATCTTCAGTTACATTCATTAACCCAGGAACTCATGGGTCAAGTCACCAGGACACATCTTCAGTTACATTCATTAACCAAGGAACTCATGGGTCAAGTCACCAGGACACATCTTCAGTTACATTCAGTAACCAAGGAACTCATGGGTCAAGTCACCAGGACACATCTTCAGTTACATTCATTAACCAAGGAACTCATGGGTCAAGTCACCAGGACACATCTTCAGTTACATTCATTAACAAAGGAACTCATGGGTCAAGTCACCAGGACACATCTTCAGTTACATTCAGTAACCAAGGAACTCATGGGTCAAGTCACCAGGACACATCTTCAGTTACATTCAGTAACCAAGGAACTCATGGGTCAAGTCACCAGGACACATCTTCAATTACATTCATTAACCCAGGAACTCATGGGTCAAGTCACCAGGACACATCTTCAGTTACATTCATTAACCAAGGAACTCATGGGTCAAGTCACCAGGACACATCTTCAGTTACATTCATTAACCAAGGAACTCATGGGTCAAGTCACCAGGACACATCTTCAGTTACATTCAGTAACCAAAGAACTCATGGGTCAAGTCACCAGGACACACCTTCAATTACATTCATTAACCCAGGAACTCATGGGTCAAGTCACCAGGACACATCTTCAGTTACATTCATTAACCAAGGAACTCATGGGTCAAGTCACCAGGACACATCTTCAGTTACATTCATTAACCAAGGAACTCATGGGTCAAGTCACAAGGACACATCTTCAGTTACATTCATTAACCAAGGAACTCATGGGTCAAGTCACCAGGACACATCTTCAGTTACATTCATTAACCAAGGAACTCATGGGTCAAGTCACAAGGACACATCTTCAGTTACATTCATTAACCAAGGAACTCATGGGTCAAGTCACCAGGACACATCTTCAGTTACATTCATTAACCAAGGAACTCATGGGTCAAGTCACCAGGACACATCTTCAGTTACATTCATTAACCAAGGAACTCATGGGTCAAGTCACCAGGACACATCTTCAGTTACATTCAGTAACCAAGGAACTCATGGGTCAAGTCACCAGGACACATCTTCAGTTACATTCAGTAACCAAGGAACTCATGGGTCAAGTCACCAGGACACATCTTCAGTTACATTCATTAACCAAGGAACTCATGGGTCAAGTCACCAGGACACATCTTCAGTTACATTCAGTAACCAAGGAACTCATGGGTCAAGTCACCAGGACACATCTTCAGTTACATTCAGTAACCAAGGAGTTCATGGGTCAAGTCACCAGGACACACCTTCAGTTACATTCATTAACCAAGGAACTCATGGATCAAGTCACCAGGACACATCTTCAGTTACATTCAGTAACCAAGGAACTCATGGGTCAAGTCACCAGGACACATCTTCAGTTACATTCATTAACCAAGGAACTCATGGGTCAAGTCACCAGGACACATCTTCAATTACATTCATTAACCAAGGAACTCATTGGTCAAGTCACCAGGACACATCTTCAGTTACATTCATTAACCAAGGAACTCATGGGTCAAGTCACCAGGACACATCTTCAGTTACATTCAGTAACCAAGGAACTCATGGGTCAAGTCACCAGGACACATCTTCAGTTACATTCAGTAACCAAGGAACTCATGGGTCAAGTCACCAGGACACATCTTCAGTTACATTCATTAACCAAGGAACTCATGGGTCAAGTCACCAGGACACATCTTCAGTTACATTCATTAACCAAGGAACTCATGGGTCAAGTCACCAGGGTACATCTTCAGTTACATTCATTAACCAAGGAACTCATGGGTCAAGTCACCAGGACACATCTTCAATTACATTCAGTAACCAAGGAACTCATGGGTCAAGTCACCAGGGTACATCTTCAGTTACATTCATTAACCAAGGAACTCATGGGTCAAGTCACCAGGACACATCTTCAGTTACATTCATTAACCCAGGAACTCATGGATCAAGTCACCATGACACACCTTCAgttacattcattaattaaggaactcatgggtcaagtcaccaggacacatcttcagttacattcattaaccaaggaactcatgggtcaagtcaccaggacacatcttcagttacattcagtaaccaaggaactcatgggtcaagtcaccaggacacaccttcagttacattcattaaccaaggaacttttttttacatttctattacCGATGGCTCGTATCCCAAGACGTGAAGATTTTACTCAGGGGAAACTTCATCATATTCCTTCTCTGCACCACACCAGCTGTAAAAACGGCTCTAAAAGAAAGTGATATTTAACCAGAACACTAACcgttaattaattgattaagtaaCCGTTGAGGAAATTGATAAACTAAAACTAATCAATGAACTCACTGGTACAATAATTGATAAACTagccagtcgataaaataatagtcaattactttttaaaacactgaaaaaaaaaccctatcaaCTAAACAATAGGTTGACATGAATGTACTGAATGCAGAAGAAAGTGTATAAAAACTTTTCAGGGAgggtaacaaaataaaatcgaGTATGTGTCATAGGAAAATGAAATTTGCTTTGTCAGAGCTCAGTATGGAATGAGACCTGACCATTTCATTTCCAAGTCTTCAATGTTCCCAATATTTCCAGCTATTCGAGGACCTAACAAGCAATCTATGTAGTCAACAGGAGCCGTGATGGGTGAGCAAAAAGAACACTTTAGAAAGTTACACAAAGCACTTTACCTTAGCAAACGTAACACATTTACACTGAGCTGTCGGTAACAACCCATTTAACTAATTTACACTAAGCAGTGTGCATTTAAAAATCCTCTTTCTAAATATTACATTAAACAGTGTGCATAAATTCCCTTTACAAAGGTACACTGAGCAAGAGAAGGACTTTTTACAAGGTTACGATGATTAGTACACTAGCAACTGTTAAACATTTTTCATTGCAATGTGTTCTTTattctagaccagtgatgcccaacctaattcgacctgcgggccattttaatttctgacactcttgtcgcgggccacatataTGAAAGtgtacacataaaaaaaatgaaatttacctgaatttgaaactattagattagaaacccgtggatctagtacttacattaaggaATTGGATATctgaagtgatttttttttcaagcgtCAGAAATTGGCTTAATTTCtgtacttaataaaaaaaaaagaacaacattgtagctagctttgacgtcgactcattttcttgtcgtttttttggtaaatatttccaACAATCCTCTATTCTCTAGGCGTAGTCTAACAGtctttttattcgcggctcaaaccaagaatatttgtttcataatgacgtttatatgttgttctttttggaaacagccacacttttttATAGATCACATATGTAGGCTAATTATCATGatccacaaaaaaaagtaagatcCGTTCTCTTTTTCTGGTAGATactcatttcataaacacactaatgttaaaggtcatggtatcaatcaattaaagaaaaattaagggccctaacgtaggtaaagatacataagtccgcttttttttttcgatggtgttgtctacactttgtgccgacatttcggcgggccggatggaaccacgtcgcgggccgaatgtggcccgcgggccgtattttgggcatcactgttctagacTATTCAGGGCATGTCTCTTTTCTGTCTTGTACTGTCTGACTcgtgtatatttatatagaaataTTATAAATACAAGTTTTTGGTTACATAGCTTTGGTGCTGGCACTTCCGGTAACTGTACAACGTGTAACATCAATGTGCATGCTAGTGGAGAGTCTTGCCAATACGTCACAACTAGAAGGCTGAAGTCAGGTAAACTGAATATGACAGTTGAAAGAGGGAGTCTAAATATGTCTGTGCTATGGTTTGCTATTTCATTTTGACACGTACCCAAGTTTTTTCTGattaaaaacttttaattttctacagaaatgttgttgttttttttttgcactaacGTGATTCCAggggatacaaaaaaaaagtttgtgtgtTTCCTAAATGGAAAATTGCTCAATATCATGAACAGCACTGGGCATGTCACTACAAATGTCATGATTCGCATCTTCTTCCATAATTCTATCAACTTACACGTCTGGTCTGTTGACAATTACATTGCTCAGAATGTCAGGTGCGCTGCTGCCAAGGACGTCGCAATATGAGGATGAGTGTGGTGAAAAGAtggtaatttatatttatttcttttagggtggaaaaaaaatacaagcatattttatattgatcaagtaaaacaataatattactcattatttaaattttatttaaaaaattaagagaCCTCGTTCCTTTACCAATATACAAAGTTGTATTATTTAGAGGTCCTCGAAAGGGAAATAGCCACTATTTTGcgtggtctgtctgtccttccatccgtccgtccgtcccattagATCTTAAAAACttgataaaatttttaaaatccgatataattatattttagagCTTTCAAAATTATgatacaacggctacttttttcttttctaagaatgaaaaatttaattttaaaaataaactatgcaagcagtttttttttataaaagtacaccacaatacacacaaaaaaaagactcGCTACAAGGCGTATAGCAAAGTAGAATTATAATCGTACGATGACCACGCCCATTAGAGTCGTACATGTTCTAAACGCACCTTAAATGGCCCTCGAATTTTAATATCAACACATGCGGGCAAtgtcttattttaatttatttcttttttgaagtgtacataatttttattGCTTGTAGACGCTAGCAGAATGCATTTCTACAGCTCGGAATGTAAGGTAATGCTTAGAGAGTCCAGATCACGTGGAGGGAGAGGGTAGGGACGCGAACGTAAAGTATTGTCTCTAggagtttgagaagcactgtaAAGTATTGTCTCTAGGTGTTTGGGGAAGCACTGTAAAGTATTGTCTCTAagagtttgagaagcactgtaAAGTATTGTCTCTAggagtttgagaagcactgtaAAGTATTGTCTCTAggagtttgagaagcactgccCTAGTGTAAAACTAAAAGCCTGGACAGAAGCACTGATCTAGTGTAAAACTAAAAGCCTGGACAGAAGCACTGATCTAGTGTAAAACTAAAAGCCTGGACAGAAGCACTGACCTAGTGTAAAACTAAAAGCCTGGACAGAAGCACTTACCTAGTGTAAAACTAAAAGCCTGGACAGAAGCACTGACCTAGTGTAAAACTAAAAGCCTGGACAGATGCACTGACCTAGTGTAAAACTAAAAGCCTGGACAGAAGCACTGACCTAGTGTAAAACTAAAAGCCTGGACAGAAGCACTGATCTAGAGTAAAACTAAAAGCCTGGACAGAAGCACTGACCTAGAGTAAAACTAAAAGCCTGGACAGAAGCACTGACCTAGTGTAAAACTAAAAGCCTAGACAGAAGCACTGACCTAGTGTAAAACTAAAAGCCTGACAGAAGCACTGACCTAGTGTAAAACTAAAAGCCTGGACAGAAACTCAGAAATGATAACCAATTAATTGTTATAAATAATTACTCTCAACGTAAAATGGGACGAGACAACCTTATAGACTGAAATAAAAGACCACTGTTCACAATGTGAGATCCCCTTTCACAAT is a genomic window containing:
- the LOC129922549 gene encoding serine-rich adhesin for platelets-like, with amino-acid sequence MARIPRREDFTQGKLHHIPSLHHTSCKNGSKRNHQDTSSVTFINPGTHGSSHQDTSSVTFINQGTHGSSHQDTSSVTFINQGTHGSSHQDTSSITFINQGTHGSSHQDTSSVTFINQGTHGSSHQDTSSVTFINQGTHGSSHQDTSSVTFINQGTYGSSHQDTPSVTFINQGTHGSSHQDTSSVTFSNQGTHGSSHQDKSSITFINPGTHGSSHQDTSSVTFINQGTHGSSHQDTSSVTFINPGTHGSSHQDTSSVTFINQGTHGSSHQDTSSVTFSNQGTHGSSHQDTSSVTFINQGTHGSSHQDTSSVTFINKGTHGSSHQDTSSVTFSNQGTHGSSHQDTSSVTFSNQGTHGSSHQDTSSITFINPGTHGSSHQDTSSVTFINQGTHGSSHQDTSSVTFINQGTHGSSHQDTSSVTFSNQRTHGSSHQDTPSITFINPGTHGSSHQDTSSVTFINQGTHGSSHQDTSSVTFINQGTHGSSHKDTSSVTFINQGTHGSSHQDTSSVTFINQGTHGSSHKDTSSVTFINQGTHGSSHQDTSSVTFINQGTHGSSHQDTSSVTFINQGTHGSSHQDTSSVTFSNQGTHGSSHQDTSSVTFSNQGTHGSSHQDTSSVTFINQGTHGSSHQDTSSVTFSNQGTHGSSHQDTSSVTFSNQGVHGSSHQDTPSVTFINQGTHGSSHQDTSSVTFSNQGTHGSSHQDTSSVTFINQGTHGSSHQDTSSITFINQGTHWSSHQDTSSVTFINQGTHGSSHQDTSSVTFSNQGTHGSSHQDTSSVTFSNQGTHGSSHQDTSSVTFINQGTHGSSHQDTSSVTFINQGTHGSSHQGTSSVTFINQGTHGSSHQDTSSITFSNQGTHGSSHQGTSSVTFINQGTHGSSHQDTSSVTFINPGTHGSSHHDTPSVTFIN